The nucleotide sequence TATTTTATGTTATAAGTGTACTCACCATGTGGCAAATAATAATCACTTCTACCGCAATATACTCTTATCCCATTATTAAGATTTTCTGTGTGATAATCTTCTGAATTTCCATCTCTTGAAATTTCTAATATCTGAAATTTTATCTCGACATTGTTTCCGTATTGATCTTTGTATTTTGTTGGGAAATCCCGATAAATACCCCGCTGAATTTTATTTCCACCCGCAAAGACTTTTATTTTTTCATTGACAATCATTGAAGCATCTTGATTGATTGTAATATCGCTGTCAAATGATATTATTCGCTCAACATTTTCATACTGAGCAATTGAAGAATTATTGAAAATGAAAATTAAAGAGAGTGAAAGCAGTAAAACCTGCTTTATCATAATTTCACCTGAGGTGTGGATCGTTCTGTGGCAAGCGATATTTCAAAAAAACTTTCTTGATTAAAATTGAATATGCTTGCAATAATATTTGACGGAAATGATTCAACTCTGATATTGTAATTTCTTACGGCACCATTATAATATCTTCTTGCATACTGGATCTGATCCTCAATTTCCGTCAACTGATTCTGAAGATTCAGGAAATTATCGCTTGCTTTAAGATCAGGATAATTTTCAGCTACAATAAAAAGATTTTTGAGCATACCCGATAAATCAGATTCAGCGGGAGCTTTATCATTTAAACTTTCAACTTTAACAGCTTCACTTCTTTTTTTAGTGATATCTTCCAGAAGAGTTTTTTCATGCTTACTATATCCCTGAACAGCAGAAACAAGATTTGGGATCAGATTATGTCTTCTCTTAAGTTGTACATCTATTCCGCTCCAAGCCTCCTTAATCAGGTTTTTATCCCGAATAAAAAAATTATAAATAACAATCCCCCATAATATTAATGCTGCAATTGTAATTAATATGATTGCGGTCAAACTTATTTGTCCTTCAGTATGATTATTAATTCCTCAAAATTTTTTACCACTGGAATTCCAAGCTTCAATAATCGTTCCTCATCCTGATGACCATGCGATATAAGAATACAATCAGAATTTATTTCACGCGAAACTTCGTAATCGTGAATTGTATCACCAATGAGTAAAATTTTCCCGGACTGACCGTTGCTATTAATTTTTGCTTCAAGTTGTTTTGCAATATGAGCCTTTCCATTTGCATAAACATTATCCAAACCAACTACATTTTGAAAATATTTTCCGAGTGCAAATTGTTTTACAATTCGATTAAGACTGTTTTGTTCATAAGCTGAAAGCAGATGTTGATTAATATTTCTATTCTGCAATTCGGAGAGAAGATCGCGTACGCCAGGATACAGGTCACAAACATCTTTTTTGATTTCATATTCATCTATAAATTGTTTCCCCAGTACTTCAAAGGAGTTTCTTTCAAAACTATGACCAGCTATTTTATAATATTCAATAATAGGAAAGGTGAATATTTCTTTATACCTTTCTACTGAAATTTGAGGCAATGATTCCTGTACGAGCAGCATATTCATAATTCCCGCACAGAGCTCGACATCGTTTAACAACGTTCCGTTCCAGTCCCATATAATATGATTATACTTTTTTGATTGGTTCATTTTGTAGAGTTGATCAACCTGCATAACTCATAAACAATTTCCGCAGTAATACCCCAGATAACTTCTTCAGTTGAATTATAAACGAGTATCCGATGTAATCCATTCTTCCATGGTTTTGAATATTTGGATGGCAGCCCAAGTTTCTGAACCGGAAGTAATTCAACCTTTTTTCCATTCTCATCAGTATATGAAGGATGTACTTCAAGCTTCACTTTGTATTCTTCAGGTTTTTGTTTGAGAAAATATTCTACCGGAATAAGAAATACTTTTTCAACTTCATTAATATCAATAGCAAGTTCATCAAGACCTTTAATTGTCAGTATTCCGACAAATGCATCCACTGTAACGCCCATTGGAGCTACAAGTGTTCCGAACTTACCAATAATCTTTATCTTCTCAATAGATAATCCGAGTTCTTCAGAAGTTTCGCGGATTGCAGTGTGACGAAGTCCTTGATCCTTTTTATTATCAAATTCGCCTCCAGGAAAACTAACTTCTCCACCTTGACGAATATGGTTCGATCTTTTTTCAAACAGGAAGTGGAATTTATCTTCAATTATAATTAATGGAACAAGTACTGCTGAATTGAAATACTTATCTTTACCAAGTATTTCAGATGAATTGGTTAGTGCTAAAGTAATATTTTCGAGTGTAAGAGAGTTCACAGATAAACAAAAAGAAAAATTGATTTTACAATGTCAATCTAAATTTTTCTTTTTAAATACTGAAATAAATTTAAGACAGAGAACAAAATTTTTTACTTGGAAAGAAAGGAAGACTTACTAACAAAAATAGAAGCTGATAGTGAATTGCCATCAAACCAGGCTTCCGGATTTTGAGAAGAATGGATCAGGAACGAAGCAGCATCTTTATATCCTTTGATCTCAATGAATTGTAAGTCCTTAGTTGTAATATTCAGGGAAAATGTCGGAGAAGCTGTCGGATCAATTTTGATATCATCAACGAAATTACTGTTTGATAGATTAGCCAATCGTGTTAAATAATTGGCAGTCTTTGTCGAATCAACAGCCTGTCCGTTCAATAACCAACTATCACCATTGTTTACAAGATTGAATGAACTATCTGCAGGATAAATAAACTGTAATTGTCGCCAGTTTTTAGAATCAGATTTAATGACAGTACCGTCACGAAAAATATTTGCACCCTGATTAAACATCATATCGAGGAATCCATCTACTTCATAAACATCAATATCATTATATAATCTTACAAAAGTATTCATAGTTCTTGGTTGTTGAAATGAAAATCTTCCTATGACAAGATCGAGAGTCAAATTCGATCCTTCAAATACTTTAACACGCGAACCTGTGCTGTCAACCTGAAGTTCTTTCCACTTACTCTCATCTCGTGCAGCAAGTCGTTTAGGTTGTATTGCCAAAAATTGTGTGAATAAATTGCTGATTCTGTCATTCAACACTTTTGCACTGTTCCCTGAGGGAAGAGTAACATGCCAGCCAGCATTATCTTTATAAAGTTTTACTTCTTTATGATCCTGTGATTTAGGATAAATTAATATTTCAGTAACTTTTGAAGTATCAATATCTACAAGAACTTCCCTAAATGTTCTTTCATTTTTTCCTCCATCAAATAAAAAGAGGAGGAAACCTGCAAGAAGAAGAATACCGAAAATTATTCCCAGTAGTTTGTTATTTACTTTCCGAAACATACTCTGTATTCATTAATTCGTTACGTTTTTTTCTTTTAATTTGAAAGCGGATAACACCGTAAACTATTATCAGTACTATCGGTAAAAGAAAATTAAGATATTTTAGGAGTGTTTTTGTACCATCTTCCAGAGATGGATCAAGAGGGCGGGAAGTAACACCTTTCGTCCTTAATTCAATTAAACCTGTATCATCTGATAACCAGTCAATGGCGTTCGACATCAGACTAATATTATCTTCACTGAGTTGTTGAGCATTCTGTCCTTCTCCGTTTACAACAAAATCACCATCGCTGAACACTACCATTTTAAATCCGGAAGTTGATGGTACTTTTCCTTCGGCAATTACAGCAACAGGAAGAGAAGATAATGTAAAATCGTTAAGTGTCCATTGTTTCATGACATCAAAATAAAGCGGAGGAGTTTGAATACCCGATTTTTCAGAAGTAACTGCAAGCGGAAACATTACTACTGAAGTGTCAGTGGGTGTCAACCTGATGGGGCTTGCAAAAATTAATACTACTGACTCAATTCCTTCGGTAATCGGATGCTTCGTAAAATTTGTAATGTTCGGTAGATAAGGAAACTGAACCGGTGTGTTCATCATAAATGGACCTTGCTGCTGCCTGACCATTATATTACTACAGCTTGCATCGATCACAAAATTATCTTCTACTTCAATTCCTTTTTGCTTTAGCCAGGTTTCAAATCCAGTATAAATTTTATTGCCGCTTCCATTGCTTAAATCACCGGAAACAGTATTAATAGCCGCAAGTAATCTGCCACCTCTATTAAGGAATTCATCAAGATATTTAAAATGAAGCGATGGGATTGTATCAGTCGGAGCGATGACAACAAGAGTTTTATATTGCGGTGGAACACCAGTCGAATCAGTGAATGTAAGCGGTTCAGTAGAGTAAAGAATTGAAAGCTGATTCTGGAGCTGCGTCATTGAAGTGAGGCTTGCTTCACCATGACCCTGTAAAAATGCAATTGCTGGTTTATCTTTAACTGAAAGTTTTTTAATATTAGTTGAAAGAGCATATTCCATCGCTGCACCGGGCTGAATAAACGGAATTACTTCCTTCCTATCCCCCATCTGAACCAGCGCACCAAGATAAGCTCTTTGCTGTTTCATTTGATCTCTCTCACGCACATTTATCATTATTGGCTGAATACCATTTTGCTGAGCCTTCATCTCGCTTTCCTGGTTCTCACTCGGATTTATAAATTCATAAACGATTAAACCATTAGAATTACTTGAGTATTCAACAAGCATATCGCGAAAGTCCTGTCTGACCTGTTCAATATTCGGTGGGAGATCTTCAGAAAAATATGCACTGATTGTTACCGGCTCATTAAGCTGGTTAAGAATATCTTTCGTCGCCTGGCTTAAAGTATAACGTTGATCGGCAGTATAATCAAGCCTAAAGAAATATTTTGATACAATCAGGTTGACTAAAATAATAATGCCTATTACTAAAAGAATTGTTGTCTGAACTTTTTTTCGTGTTAGCATATTGCCTCCTTACTCCACAATATTTCTTTTTGATAAGGAAGTCTCTGCAAGAATTAATCCGAGTAAAGTAATTGACAGAAAATAAATCACATCACGTAAATCAATAACTCCTCTTGAGATAGAATCAAAGTGAGTTGACATACTGAGAAAACTGAGCAACTGACCAATTGTTCCTGTAAACGAATTTGATAAGACATCAAAAATTATCAGGAAGAAAACTCCGATAAAAAGTGCAAGCAGAAATGAGACTATCTGATTATTCGTTATACTGCTTGCAAACAATCCAATAGCAATATACGCCATACTCATCAGGATCATTCCAAAATAACCGCACCAAACTGCACCGTGATCAATCGGACCAATAGCCCAAACTGTTATGTAATATGGAAGTGTTAAAGCAAGAGCGATAGAGATTAGTAGTAAGCAAGATAAAAATTTTCCAAGTATAACCTGCCAGTCTGAAACAGCTTTTGTCAGGAGTAATTCTATTGTACCGATTCTCTTTTCTTCGGCAAGCATTCTCATTGTTAACGCCGGAATGAAAAAGAATAAAGTAAAATAAGCTATCGAGAAGAATGGTTGCAGAGTAGCCTGACCGATTAGAAAAATATCGGATCCAAACAGCCAGGTGAAAAATCCGCCAATACCAAGAAAAACAACAATGAAAATGTAAGATACGAGTGAATCAAAAAATGAATTCAACTCTCTTTTTGAAATTATCCAGATTGAGTGCATAGTTAGTTGGTAGTTAATTCTCTGAAAATGTCTTCTAGTTTTGTTTCGATTGGTGTCATTTCATTCAACACCCAGTTTTTTTGAATGCAAAGTTTGAATATCTCTTTTCTTGAACTTTGATTTTCTTTACTTGTAACGAGGAAATAATCTTTGGAATCTTTTACGAAATCTACAATGGCAACAGTATCTAATCCTTTCAATGCATTCATAACCATATCTTTGT is from Ignavibacteriota bacterium and encodes:
- a CDS encoding LemA family protein, whose translation is MTAIILITIAALILWGIVIYNFFIRDKNLIKEAWSGIDVQLKRRHNLIPNLVSAVQGYSKHEKTLLEDITKKRSEAVKVESLNDKAPAESDLSGMLKNLFIVAENYPDLKASDNFLNLQNQLTEIEDQIQYARRYYNGAVRNYNIRVESFPSNIIASIFNFNQESFFEISLATERSTPQVKL
- a CDS encoding HAD family hydrolase; this encodes MNQSKKYNHIIWDWNGTLLNDVELCAGIMNMLLVQESLPQISVERYKEIFTFPIIEYYKIAGHSFERNSFEVLGKQFIDEYEIKKDVCDLYPGVRDLLSELQNRNINQHLLSAYEQNSLNRIVKQFALGKYFQNVVGLDNVYANGKAHIAKQLEAKINSNGQSGKILLIGDTIHDYEVSREINSDCILISHGHQDEERLLKLGIPVVKNFEELIIILKDK
- a CDS encoding CoA pyrophosphatase, whose amino-acid sequence is MNSLTLENITLALTNSSEILGKDKYFNSAVLVPLIIIEDKFHFLFEKRSNHIRQGGEVSFPGGEFDNKKDQGLRHTAIRETSEELGLSIEKIKIIGKFGTLVAPMGVTVDAFVGILTIKGLDELAIDINEVEKVFLIPVEYFLKQKPEEYKVKLEVHPSYTDENGKKVELLPVQKLGLPSKYSKPWKNGLHRILVYNSTEEVIWGITAEIVYELCRLINSTK
- a CDS encoding DUF4340 domain-containing protein — protein: MFRKVNNKLLGIIFGILLLAGFLLFLFDGGKNERTFREVLVDIDTSKVTEILIYPKSQDHKEVKLYKDNAGWHVTLPSGNSAKVLNDRISNLFTQFLAIQPKRLAARDESKWKELQVDSTGSRVKVFEGSNLTLDLVIGRFSFQQPRTMNTFVRLYNDIDVYEVDGFLDMMFNQGANIFRDGTVIKSDSKNWRQLQFIYPADSSFNLVNNGDSWLLNGQAVDSTKTANYLTRLANLSNSNFVDDIKIDPTASPTFSLNITTKDLQFIEIKGYKDAASFLIHSSQNPEAWFDGNSLSASIFVSKSSFLSK
- a CDS encoding ABC transporter permease subunit, with translation MHSIWIISKRELNSFFDSLVSYIFIVVFLGIGGFFTWLFGSDIFLIGQATLQPFFSIAYFTLFFFIPALTMRMLAEEKRIGTIELLLTKAVSDWQVILGKFLSCLLLISIALALTLPYYITVWAIGPIDHGAVWCGYFGMILMSMAYIAIGLFASSITNNQIVSFLLALFIGVFFLIIFDVLSNSFTGTIGQLLSFLSMSTHFDSISRGVIDLRDVIYFLSITLLGLILAETSLSKRNIVE